The Brachyspira sp. SAP_772 genome includes the window ATTAATAGTGCTGGTATAGCAAAAATATTAAAGCTTTACAAAAATCTTCAAGGATTAAAAATAAAATTATATATGATGAATCTTAATGCTGATGTAGAGCCTATATTAAAAAATCTTCTTCTCACATATTTAATTACAAAAATAGAAAGTGTAAAAGATTTAGATCTTTAATTAAACTAAAAAATATAAATCGTTGACATAAAATAAAAAGTAATATATTATTAATAAAAGCTTGGAGGTAGATGAGTCCCGGTGGGCTCCGCGCTCTTCAAAAGCGTTGGACGTTATAGCAACGTTGGCAGGTTCAACTCCTGCCTCTTCCGATAAATAAGCGATTATTAAAAATAAATAGTATGATTATATTACTAAAAAATAGTCTCTTATTCTTAAGCAATATTATATTTATTATTGAGAAAAGGAGGCTAAAAATTGAATAACAATTTCAACTTAGTTCAAACCAATGTCGTATTGGAACATAATTCTATTAAACCATATCATAAAATTTTATCTCGTCCTATAGTTACTGATATTATCAGAGAAATATTAGAAAAATTAAGAGCAGAATTAAAAAACAATCCAAATGCTCATTACAGCAAAGAAGATATTATTAAATTATGCGAAACAAGATTAAAAGAAAAATCTAACCTCCCTATAAAAAGAGTAATAAACGCCACAGGCACTATTATGCATACCAATTTGGGACGTTCTCCTATTGATGAAGATATATGGCAAGAAGTAAAAGACTTAAATATATACAGCAATAACCTTGAATACAATATAAACAAAGAAGGAAGAGGCTTAAGAGGTGAGTTTTTATACACATTATTAGCCAAACTCACAAGTGCTGAAGATGCTTTAGTTGTAAACAATAATGCTGCTGCTGTATTTTTAACATTAAAGACACTTGCTGCAGGAAAAGAAGTTATAGTATCTAGAGGAGAACAGGTACAAATAGGAGGCGGTTTTAGAATACCAGATATATTAAGAGAAGCTGGTGCTAAACTCGTTGAAATAGGCACTACAAACATAGTAACTGTTAATGATTATAAAGAAGCTATAACAGAAAATACTGCTATGATATTAAAAGTACATGCTTCTAATTTTAAAATTAGAGGTTTTGTAAAAAGCCCATCATTTAAAAAAATCAAAGATGCTATACCAAGCAATATACCATTAGTTTACGATGAGGGGGCTGGAATATTTGATGAGAGTATGT containing:
- a CDS encoding STAS domain-containing protein, yielding MAIEFNDVYISIVPEANLCSSEEIYRFVNESEEAASIRMPIVILDLKNTKEINSAGIAKILKLYKNLQGLKIKLYMMNLNADVEPILKNLLLTYLITKIESVKDLDL
- the selA gene encoding L-seryl-tRNA(Sec) selenium transferase, whose translation is MNNNFNLVQTNVVLEHNSIKPYHKILSRPIVTDIIREILEKLRAELKNNPNAHYSKEDIIKLCETRLKEKSNLPIKRVINATGTIMHTNLGRSPIDEDIWQEVKDLNIYSNNLEYNINKEGRGLRGEFLYTLLAKLTSAEDALVVNNNAAAVFLTLKTLAAGKEVIVSRGEQVQIGGGFRIPDILREAGAKLVEIGTTNIVTVNDYKEAITENTAMILKVHASNFKIRGFVKSPSFKKIKDAIPSNIPLVYDEGAGIFDESMSEEDHIKSALKAGVDLVCFSGDKMFSSVQAGIIVGKKEYIAKIYKHPLMRAFRCGKTVLSILEKNVIKRLNAEGQFKGYCERLLSIREEVIKQKAFRIINDLKGFDVVKEYVETGGGAMADTFYSSYAISFKPKNIKETIKYLHNLDTPIISKIKKDYVLLYVLTIEERDIEYVYNVLKHIEKEYL